The following proteins come from a genomic window of Micromonospora zamorensis:
- the pth gene encoding aminoacyl-tRNA hydrolase, with protein sequence MDVGRDRVVTDEAWPWLVVGLGNPGREYAGNRHNVGFMVADLLAGRVGARFGRHKRAVAEVAEARLGFGGPKLVLVKPLTYMNLSGGPVAALAQFYKVPTTQVIAVHDELDIEFGQVRIKFGGGEGGHNGLRSMSKSLGTKDYVRVRFGVGRPPGRQDPADYVLSDFGAAERKEVDFLVDRAADVVESVIVKGVEPTQNLYHGS encoded by the coding sequence ATGGACGTCGGGAGGGACAGGGTCGTGACGGACGAGGCGTGGCCGTGGTTGGTGGTCGGCCTGGGCAACCCCGGTCGGGAGTACGCCGGGAACCGGCACAACGTCGGGTTCATGGTGGCTGACCTGCTGGCCGGGCGGGTCGGCGCGCGGTTCGGGCGGCACAAGCGGGCGGTGGCCGAGGTGGCCGAGGCGCGGCTGGGGTTCGGTGGACCGAAGCTGGTGCTGGTCAAGCCACTGACATACATGAACCTGTCGGGTGGGCCGGTGGCGGCTCTGGCCCAGTTCTACAAGGTGCCGACGACGCAGGTGATCGCGGTGCACGACGAGCTGGACATCGAGTTCGGTCAGGTGCGGATCAAGTTCGGCGGCGGTGAGGGCGGGCACAACGGCCTGCGTTCGATGTCGAAGTCGTTGGGCACGAAGGACTACGTCCGGGTGCGGTTCGGCGTCGGTCGACCGCCGGGGCGGCAGGATCCGGCGGATTACGTACTGTCGGATTTTGGCGCGGCAGAGCGCAAGGAAGTGGATTTCCTGGTGGACCGGGCCGCCGACGTGGTGGAGTCGGTGATCGTCAAGGGCGTGGAGCCGACGCAGAACCTCTACCACGGCAGTTAG
- a CDS encoding TetR/AcrR family transcriptional regulator, with amino-acid sequence MPEVSDGDAGAGGRRVTPPAPAAAPKAKPASRVRMSAAQRREQLIATGRQLFAERGFDATSIEEVAARAKVSKPVVYEHFGGKEGLYAVVVDREVRALLDRITTALTAGHPRELLEQAALALLGYIEEDASGFRVLVRESPLMAGTANFSSVMNDVAHQVEHILGAEFKSRGYDPKLAELYSQALVGMVALTGRWWLEVRKPRKETVAAHLVNLAWNGLSHLEAKPTLITSRRPSAR; translated from the coding sequence ATGCCCGAGGTCAGTGACGGCGATGCCGGTGCCGGCGGCCGACGGGTGACGCCGCCGGCCCCGGCCGCGGCACCCAAGGCCAAACCCGCCTCCCGGGTCCGCATGTCGGCGGCCCAGCGGCGGGAGCAGTTGATCGCGACCGGCCGGCAGCTCTTCGCCGAGCGCGGGTTCGACGCCACCTCGATCGAGGAGGTGGCGGCCCGCGCCAAGGTCTCCAAGCCGGTGGTATACGAGCACTTCGGCGGCAAGGAAGGCCTCTACGCGGTCGTGGTGGACCGCGAGGTCCGCGCCCTGCTGGACCGGATCACCACGGCGTTGACCGCCGGGCACCCCCGAGAGCTCCTGGAGCAGGCGGCGTTGGCCCTGCTGGGCTACATCGAGGAGGACGCCAGCGGCTTCCGGGTGCTGGTCCGCGAGTCGCCGCTGATGGCCGGCACTGCCAACTTCAGCAGCGTGATGAACGACGTGGCCCACCAGGTCGAGCACATCCTGGGCGCCGAGTTCAAGAGCCGGGGGTACGACCCGAAGCTCGCCGAGCTGTACTCGCAGGCGCTGGTCGGCATGGTGGCACTGACCGGGCGCTGGTGGCTGGAGGTCCGCAAGCCGCGCAAGGAGACAGTGGCGGCGCACCTGGTCAACCTGGCCTGGAACGGGTTGTCGCACCTGGAGGCGAAGCCGACGCTGATCACCAGCCGGCGCCCCTCAGCCCGATGA
- a CDS encoding 50S ribosomal protein L25/general stress protein Ctc has protein sequence MSEVKISAEPRTEFGKGGARRTRRAGKVPAVLYGHGEKPKHIALPSREFAAAIRKGGANQLFAIDITDGTQVLALPKAIQRDPIRDTFEHVDLILVRRGEQVTVDVPVQLTGEAARDTLIVHDHDTLSVTADATKVPDHLEASIDGLEAGTLVTAGDVKLPTGVELAVDSDLTVASITAAPTAEQLEATLPEVEVATDEAEAEVGETTEGSEGADTAAEGSETTEARTEA, from the coding sequence GTGTCCGAGGTAAAGATCAGCGCCGAGCCCCGCACCGAGTTCGGCAAGGGTGGTGCCCGCCGTACCCGCCGGGCCGGCAAGGTGCCCGCCGTGCTGTACGGCCACGGCGAGAAGCCCAAGCACATCGCGCTGCCGTCCCGGGAGTTCGCCGCCGCGATCCGCAAGGGCGGTGCCAACCAGCTCTTCGCGATCGACATCACCGACGGCACCCAGGTGCTCGCGCTGCCGAAGGCGATCCAGCGGGACCCGATCCGTGACACCTTCGAGCACGTCGACCTGATCCTGGTTCGCCGGGGCGAGCAGGTCACCGTCGACGTTCCGGTCCAGCTGACCGGCGAGGCCGCACGGGACACCCTGATCGTGCACGACCACGACACCCTCTCGGTGACCGCCGACGCCACCAAGGTTCCGGATCACCTCGAGGCGTCGATCGACGGCCTGGAGGCGGGCACCCTGGTGACCGCCGGTGACGTCAAGCTGCCGACCGGCGTCGAGCTGGCCGTCGACTCGGACCTGACCGTCGCGTCGATCACCGCCGCCCCCACCGCCGAGCAGCTCGAGGCGACGCTGCCCGAGGTCGAGGTTGCCACCGACGAGGCCGAGGCCGAGGTCGGCGAGACCACCGAGGGCTCCGAGGGCGCGGACACCGCTGCCGAGGGCTCCGAGACCACCGAGGCGCGCACCGAGGCCTGA
- the rsmA gene encoding 16S rRNA (adenine(1518)-N(6)/adenine(1519)-N(6))-dimethyltransferase RsmA encodes MTGLLGPAEIRELAARLGVAPTKKLGQNFVHDPNTVRRIVTAAGLTPDDVALEVGPGLGSLTLGLLPVAGHVHAVEIDPVLAGALPETAARHAGADADRLTVHRADALRIHSAELADPPPTALVANLPYNVAVPVVLHLLAVLPTLRHGLVMVQKEVADRLVAGPGSKVYGIPSVKLAWYAHARGAGKVPPNVFWPVPNVDSGLVAFTCHEPPRTDVPRERVFAVVDAAFAQRRKTLRAALAGWAGSADRAAAALTAAGVDPGARGESLTVEQFAAIAASAPVGTPAAK; translated from the coding sequence ATGACCGGTCTCCTCGGCCCGGCGGAGATCCGGGAACTCGCCGCCCGGCTGGGCGTCGCGCCCACCAAGAAGCTGGGCCAGAACTTCGTGCACGACCCGAACACCGTGCGCCGGATCGTCACCGCCGCCGGGCTGACCCCCGACGACGTGGCCCTGGAGGTGGGCCCCGGCCTCGGCTCGCTGACCCTGGGGCTGCTGCCGGTCGCCGGGCACGTGCACGCCGTGGAGATCGACCCGGTGCTCGCCGGGGCGCTGCCGGAGACCGCCGCGCGGCACGCCGGGGCGGACGCCGACCGGCTCACCGTGCACCGCGCGGACGCCCTGCGCATCCACTCCGCCGAGCTGGCCGATCCACCGCCGACCGCGCTGGTCGCGAACCTGCCCTACAACGTGGCAGTGCCCGTGGTGCTGCACCTGCTCGCCGTGCTGCCCACCCTGCGGCACGGCCTGGTCATGGTGCAGAAGGAGGTCGCCGACCGGCTGGTCGCCGGTCCCGGCTCCAAGGTGTACGGCATTCCGTCGGTCAAGCTCGCCTGGTACGCCCACGCCCGGGGCGCCGGCAAGGTGCCTCCGAACGTGTTCTGGCCGGTGCCCAACGTCGACTCCGGTCTGGTCGCCTTCACCTGCCACGAACCGCCCCGAACCGACGTACCCCGGGAACGGGTTTTCGCCGTGGTCGACGCGGCGTTCGCGCAGCGGCGCAAGACGCTGCGCGCCGCGCTCGCGGGTTGGGCCGGTAGCGCGGACCGGGCCGCCGCCGCGCTCACCGCGGCCGGCGTCGACCCCGGCGCCCGGGGGGAGTCACTGACCGTCGAGCAGTTCGCCGCCATCGCCGCGTCGGCTCCGGTCGGTACGCCGGCCGCGAAGTAG
- a CDS encoding TatD family hydrolase: MLSLMSEPTESRRERAARRAGEFPPAPEPLPRPVLDSHTHLDITVSEAGVPGGGPSDDPVGTAIALATKVGVDRLVQVGVDVASSRWGADAADRYPAVLATVALHPNEAPRLTDLDEALRQIESLAARDRVRGIGETGMDFFRTGDDGRAAQEHSFRAHIAIAKRYGKALVIHDRDAHADVLRILDDEGAPDRVVLHCFSGDADFARECVRRGYLLSFAGTVTFGSATALREAAALTPVDQILVETDAPYLTPTPHRGRPNASYLIPLTVRALAATTGSDLDELCAAISATGDRAFGPW; encoded by the coding sequence ATGCTGTCGCTGATGAGCGAGCCCACTGAATCCCGCCGAGAGCGTGCCGCCCGGCGGGCCGGAGAGTTTCCGCCCGCCCCCGAGCCGCTGCCCCGGCCGGTGCTGGACAGCCACACCCACCTGGACATCACCGTCAGCGAGGCCGGCGTGCCCGGCGGCGGGCCATCCGACGACCCGGTGGGCACGGCGATCGCGCTGGCCACCAAGGTCGGCGTGGACCGGCTGGTCCAGGTGGGCGTGGACGTCGCCTCCTCACGGTGGGGCGCGGACGCCGCCGACCGGTACCCCGCGGTGCTGGCCACCGTCGCGCTGCACCCCAACGAGGCGCCCCGCCTCACCGACCTCGACGAGGCGCTGCGGCAGATCGAGTCGCTGGCCGCCCGCGACCGGGTCCGGGGGATCGGCGAGACCGGGATGGACTTCTTCCGGACCGGCGACGACGGGCGTGCTGCGCAGGAGCACAGCTTCCGGGCGCACATCGCCATCGCCAAGCGGTACGGCAAGGCGCTGGTCATCCACGACCGGGACGCGCACGCGGACGTGCTGCGGATCCTCGACGACGAGGGCGCTCCCGACCGGGTGGTGCTGCACTGCTTCTCCGGTGACGCCGACTTCGCCCGCGAGTGCGTCCGCCGGGGCTACCTGCTCAGCTTCGCCGGCACCGTCACCTTCGGCAGCGCCACCGCGCTGCGCGAAGCCGCAGCACTCACCCCGGTCGACCAGATCCTGGTGGAGACCGACGCCCCGTACCTCACCCCGACGCCGCACCGCGGCCGGCCGAACGCCTCGTACCTGATCCCGCTGACCGTCCGCGCGCTCGCCGCGACCACCGGCAGTGACCTGGACGAGCTGTGCGCGGCCATCTCCGCCACCGGCGACCGTGCCTTCGGGCCGTGGTGA
- a CDS encoding ABC-F family ATP-binding cassette domain-containing protein, giving the protein MANIVNLDRVSKGYGAAGRLLTDVSLGLDDADRIGVVGLNGAGKSTLLRLLTKQEDPDDGRVTHRRDLRALWLPQQLTLAPDATVRDVVLGTAWLNEGMGAEHEWAGDAGVRGILDGLGMPHLGLDQPVGPMSGGERRRVALAALLVRDSDLLILDEPTNHLDVGGVDWLARHLVGRKGALVVVTHDRWFLDAVCTTTWEVADQTVRAYEGGFAAWTLARAERERVAAATEARRQNLLRKEIAWLRRGPPARTSKPQFRIDAANALIADVPPARDTMSLQRMATSRLGKQVYDLENVELHAGPKEILRDVTWLVGPGDRIAILGANGAGKTTLLRMLAGITRPDGGRLGTGSTVRPAFLSQELTELPGHLRVLEAVEEVARRVQLGDREVSAAQLAEVFGFDDRRLWTPVSDLSGGERRRLQMLRLLAGEPNVLLFDEPTNDLDTDTLASLEDLLDSWPGTIIVASHDRYLIERVTDTAYGMFGDGRLVHLPGGVDEYLARTAERAGSAPRVGVNPTAAPTGPSAGGMSAAEVRQARKELSRLERQLGKLDQRETTLLGQLAADATDYARVAELDTQLKDLRAERERIEESWMTLAEDLPES; this is encoded by the coding sequence GTGGCGAACATCGTCAATCTGGACCGGGTGTCCAAGGGGTACGGCGCCGCCGGGCGGCTGCTCACGGACGTCTCGCTCGGTCTGGACGACGCCGACCGGATCGGCGTGGTCGGCCTCAACGGCGCCGGCAAGTCCACCCTGCTGCGGCTGCTCACCAAGCAGGAGGACCCCGACGACGGCCGGGTGACCCACCGCCGCGACCTGCGCGCGCTCTGGCTGCCGCAGCAGCTCACGCTCGCCCCCGACGCCACCGTCCGGGACGTCGTGCTCGGCACCGCCTGGCTCAACGAGGGCATGGGCGCCGAGCACGAGTGGGCCGGCGACGCCGGCGTCCGCGGCATCCTCGACGGCCTCGGCATGCCGCACCTCGGCCTCGACCAGCCGGTCGGCCCGATGTCCGGTGGCGAACGCCGCCGGGTGGCGCTCGCCGCGCTGCTCGTCCGCGACTCCGACCTGCTCATCCTCGACGAGCCCACCAACCACCTCGACGTCGGCGGTGTCGACTGGCTGGCCCGGCACCTGGTCGGCCGCAAGGGCGCCCTGGTCGTGGTCACCCACGACCGGTGGTTCCTGGACGCGGTCTGCACCACCACCTGGGAGGTCGCCGACCAGACCGTTCGCGCCTACGAGGGCGGATTCGCCGCCTGGACCCTCGCCCGCGCCGAGCGCGAGCGCGTCGCCGCCGCCACCGAGGCCCGCCGGCAGAACCTGCTCCGCAAGGAGATCGCCTGGCTGCGCCGTGGCCCGCCGGCCCGGACGTCCAAGCCCCAGTTCCGCATCGACGCCGCGAACGCGTTGATCGCCGACGTGCCGCCGGCGCGGGACACCATGTCCCTGCAGCGCATGGCCACCTCGCGGCTCGGCAAGCAGGTGTACGACCTGGAGAACGTCGAGCTGCACGCTGGCCCCAAGGAGATCCTGCGCGACGTCACCTGGCTGGTCGGCCCCGGTGACCGGATCGCCATCCTCGGTGCCAACGGCGCCGGCAAGACCACGCTGTTGCGGATGCTCGCCGGCATCACCCGTCCCGACGGTGGCCGCCTCGGGACCGGCTCCACCGTGCGGCCCGCGTTCCTCTCCCAGGAGCTCACCGAGCTGCCCGGGCACCTGCGGGTGCTGGAAGCCGTCGAGGAGGTCGCCCGCCGGGTCCAGCTCGGTGACCGGGAGGTCTCCGCCGCGCAGCTCGCCGAGGTGTTCGGCTTCGACGACCGCCGACTCTGGACCCCGGTCAGTGACCTCTCCGGTGGGGAACGCCGCCGGTTGCAGATGCTGCGGCTGCTCGCCGGCGAGCCCAACGTGCTGCTCTTCGACGAGCCCACCAACGACCTCGACACCGACACCCTCGCCTCGCTGGAGGACCTGCTCGACTCGTGGCCTGGCACGATCATCGTGGCGAGCCACGACCGCTACCTGATCGAGCGGGTCACCGACACGGCGTACGGGATGTTCGGCGACGGTCGCCTGGTGCACCTGCCGGGCGGGGTGGACGAGTACCTTGCCCGGACGGCCGAGCGGGCCGGCTCCGCCCCCCGGGTCGGCGTGAACCCGACCGCCGCGCCCACCGGCCCGAGCGCGGGTGGCATGTCCGCTGCCGAGGTCCGCCAGGCCCGCAAGGAGCTGAGCCGGCTGGAACGGCAGCTCGGCAAACTCGACCAGCGCGAGACGACGCTGCTCGGTCAGCTCGCGGCGGACGCCACCGACTATGCCCGGGTGGCCGAGTTGGACACACAGCTCAAGGATCTGCGCGCCGAGCGGGAGCGGATCGAGGAGAGCTGGATGACCCTCGCCGAGGACCTGCCGGAGAGCTGA
- a CDS encoding DUF4383 domain-containing protein, which yields MPHFPVNHPARPLYRVLSGLIGVYILVFGVWGVAETIGDPLFARTSTWALGLRTNLAFSLASVIFGVVLIIGASRRSNLGHYMNLIAGVVFLVTSILMMSVLQTEANFLNFSMSTVVVSMLFGLILLGTGLYDKIGPPEHAEAELERRKHPVADAHRR from the coding sequence ATGCCGCACTTTCCGGTGAACCATCCGGCACGGCCGCTCTACCGGGTCCTGTCCGGTCTGATCGGCGTCTACATCCTGGTCTTCGGCGTCTGGGGCGTCGCGGAGACGATCGGTGACCCGCTCTTCGCCCGGACCAGCACCTGGGCCCTCGGACTCCGGACCAACCTGGCCTTCTCGCTCGCCTCGGTGATCTTCGGTGTCGTCCTGATCATCGGGGCGTCGCGGCGCAGCAACCTCGGCCACTACATGAACCTCATCGCCGGTGTCGTGTTCCTGGTGACCAGCATCCTGATGATGTCCGTGCTCCAGACCGAGGCGAACTTCCTCAACTTCTCGATGTCGACAGTGGTGGTGTCGATGCTGTTCGGCCTGATCCTGCTCGGCACCGGCCTGTACGACAAGATCGGCCCACCGGAGCACGCGGAGGCGGAGCTGGAGCGCCGCAAACACCCGGTGGCCGACGCGCACCGCCGCTGA
- a CDS encoding 4-(cytidine 5'-diphospho)-2-C-methyl-D-erythritol kinase, protein MTEAWRPDGEDERRGSVGPVKVRVPAKVNLHLGVGPLRRDGYHELNTIYHAISIYDELTARRGDTLALTMEGEGTGELALDDTNLVIRAAHALAGYAGVLPHARLHLRKQIPLAGGLAGGSADAAAALVACDALWGTGLSRDELAGIAADLGSDVPFLIYGGTALGTGRGEAISPVLARPTSWHWVVAIADGGLSTPAAYRELDRLRDSGAAGTPLGSTDALLGALRQRDPRVLARTLGNDLQDAALAMRPALADTLKAGEAAGALTGIVSGSGPTCVFLTADAADAERIAAELNAAGVCREARVAHGPVVGARVG, encoded by the coding sequence GTGACCGAGGCCTGGCGACCGGACGGCGAGGACGAGCGACGCGGGTCCGTCGGGCCGGTGAAGGTCCGGGTGCCCGCGAAGGTCAATCTGCACCTCGGGGTGGGCCCGTTGCGCCGCGACGGCTACCACGAGCTCAACACGATCTACCACGCCATCTCGATCTACGACGAGCTGACGGCCCGTCGGGGTGACACCCTCGCCCTGACCATGGAGGGTGAGGGCACCGGCGAGCTGGCCCTGGACGACACCAACCTGGTGATCCGCGCGGCGCACGCCCTCGCCGGGTACGCGGGCGTGCTGCCACACGCCCGGCTGCACCTGCGCAAGCAGATCCCGCTCGCCGGTGGGCTGGCCGGCGGCAGCGCCGACGCCGCCGCCGCTCTGGTGGCCTGCGACGCGCTCTGGGGCACCGGGCTGTCCCGCGACGAGCTGGCCGGGATCGCCGCCGACCTCGGCTCCGACGTGCCATTCCTGATCTACGGTGGCACCGCGTTGGGCACCGGCCGGGGCGAGGCGATCAGCCCCGTGCTGGCCCGCCCGACCTCCTGGCACTGGGTGGTGGCGATCGCCGACGGGGGCCTCTCCACTCCGGCCGCGTACCGCGAGTTGGACCGGCTGCGCGACTCCGGCGCCGCCGGCACCCCACTGGGCTCCACCGACGCGTTGCTGGGCGCGCTGCGTCAGCGCGACCCCCGGGTGCTCGCCCGGACGCTCGGCAACGATCTTCAGGACGCCGCGCTGGCCATGCGCCCGGCGCTGGCCGACACCCTCAAGGCCGGCGAGGCGGCCGGCGCGCTCACCGGGATCGTCTCCGGCTCCGGCCCGACCTGTGTGTTCCTCACCGCCGACGCGGCCGACGCGGAGCGGATCGCCGCCGAGCTGAACGCCGCTGGTGTGTGCCGGGAGGCGCGGGTCGCGCACGGCCCGGTCGTCGGCGCCCGCGTCGGCTGA
- a CDS encoding acyl-CoA desaturase, whose amino-acid sequence MSTALLDPNTAGSGPKPLTDGSQSTGILAALWAFVVIPFVALLVAVPVAWGGWLGWTDVVIGLVWYVVSGLGITVGFHRYFTHGSFKAKRWLRVSLAVAGSLAVQGEIIQWVADHRRHHAFSDMEGDPHSPWRFGTSFWALTRGLFHAHVGWLFRRELSNRARFAPDLIADRDISRVDKLFPALVAVSLLGPALIGGLVTWSWQGALTAFFWAGLVRIGLLHHVTWAINSVCHVYGERPFAMRQGDRASNFWPLAILSFGESWHNLHHADPTSARHGVLRGQVDISARVIWLFEKVGAATQVRWPKPERLAAKLVKPVAPH is encoded by the coding sequence ATGTCCACTGCTCTGCTCGATCCCAACACCGCCGGATCCGGCCCCAAGCCACTCACCGACGGCAGCCAGTCCACCGGCATCCTGGCCGCCCTCTGGGCTTTCGTGGTGATCCCCTTCGTCGCCCTGCTGGTCGCCGTGCCGGTGGCCTGGGGCGGTTGGCTGGGCTGGACCGACGTGGTCATCGGCCTGGTCTGGTATGTCGTCTCCGGGCTCGGCATCACCGTCGGCTTCCACCGCTACTTCACCCACGGCTCGTTCAAGGCCAAGCGGTGGCTGCGGGTGTCGCTGGCGGTCGCCGGTTCCCTGGCGGTGCAGGGCGAGATCATCCAGTGGGTCGCCGACCACCGCCGACACCACGCGTTCTCCGACATGGAGGGCGACCCGCACTCGCCGTGGCGCTTCGGCACCAGCTTCTGGGCGCTGACCCGAGGCCTGTTCCACGCACACGTGGGCTGGCTGTTCCGCCGGGAGCTGTCCAACCGTGCACGCTTCGCTCCGGACCTCATCGCCGACCGCGACATCAGCCGGGTCGACAAGCTCTTCCCTGCGCTGGTGGCCGTCTCGCTGCTCGGCCCCGCGCTGATCGGCGGCCTGGTGACCTGGTCGTGGCAGGGCGCGCTGACCGCGTTCTTCTGGGCCGGGCTGGTCCGGATCGGTCTGCTGCACCACGTCACGTGGGCGATCAACTCGGTCTGCCACGTCTACGGCGAGCGCCCGTTCGCGATGCGCCAGGGCGACCGCGCATCCAACTTCTGGCCGCTGGCGATCCTGTCGTTCGGCGAGAGCTGGCACAACCTGCACCACGCCGACCCGACCAGCGCCCGGCACGGTGTCCTGCGGGGCCAGGTGGACATCTCCGCCCGGGTGATCTGGCTGTTCGAGAAGGTCGGCGCCGCGACGCAGGTGCGCTGGCCAAAGCCGGAGCGCCTCGCCGCGAAGCTGGTGAAGCCGGTCGCACCCCACTAA
- a CDS encoding ribose-phosphate diphosphokinase, with product MGSIVAENRKSLMLFSGRGFPELAKEIGEVLGVAPTPADAYEFANGEIFVRFKDSVRGSDAFVVQSVTHGVNTWVMETLIMVDALKRGSAKRITVVLPFYPYARQDKKHRGREPISARLVADLLKTAGANRILTVDLHTAQIQGFFDGPVDHLFAMDILAEYVEHKYAGRPMTVVAPDSGRVRVAERWTDRLGGCPLAFIHKTRDPMKPNQVVANRVVGEVEGRVCLIVDDMIDTGGTIAKAADILKESGAAEIVVASTHALLSDPATERLKNSSISEIVVTNTLPLPPEKQLDKLTVLSIAPLLARAIREVFDDGSVTTLFGGLS from the coding sequence ATGGGCAGCATCGTCGCCGAAAACCGCAAAAGCCTGATGCTCTTTTCCGGACGTGGCTTTCCGGAGTTGGCCAAGGAGATCGGCGAGGTGCTCGGCGTCGCGCCGACCCCGGCCGACGCGTACGAGTTCGCCAACGGCGAGATCTTCGTACGGTTCAAGGACTCGGTGCGTGGTTCGGACGCCTTCGTGGTGCAGTCCGTCACGCACGGGGTGAACACCTGGGTCATGGAAACCCTGATCATGGTGGACGCGCTGAAGCGGGGGTCGGCCAAGCGGATCACCGTGGTGCTGCCGTTCTACCCGTACGCGCGGCAGGACAAGAAGCACCGGGGTCGGGAGCCGATCTCGGCCCGGCTGGTGGCGGACCTGCTGAAGACCGCGGGCGCGAACCGCATCCTCACCGTCGACCTGCACACCGCGCAGATCCAGGGCTTCTTCGACGGCCCGGTGGACCACCTCTTCGCCATGGACATCCTGGCCGAGTACGTGGAGCACAAGTACGCCGGCCGGCCGATGACCGTGGTGGCCCCGGACTCGGGCCGGGTGCGGGTGGCCGAGCGCTGGACCGACCGGTTGGGCGGTTGCCCGCTGGCGTTCATCCACAAGACCCGTGACCCGATGAAGCCGAACCAGGTCGTGGCGAACCGGGTGGTCGGCGAGGTCGAGGGCCGAGTCTGCCTGATCGTCGACGACATGATCGACACCGGTGGCACGATCGCCAAGGCCGCCGACATCCTGAAGGAGTCGGGGGCGGCGGAGATCGTGGTCGCGTCCACCCACGCGCTGCTGTCCGACCCGGCCACGGAGCGGCTGAAGAACAGCTCGATCAGCGAGATCGTGGTGACCAACACCCTGCCGCTTCCTCCGGAGAAGCAGTTGGACAAGCTGACCGTGCTGTCGATCGCGCCCCTGCTGGCGCGGGCGATCCGGGAGGTCTTCGACGACGGCTCGGTGACGACCCTCTTCGGCGGCCTGAGCTGA
- a CDS encoding inositol monophosphatase family protein gives MTSPPMIDGAFARWLASRAGQALLDLRTEMGFADAGALKSAGDKVSHDLIRTELAKWRPGDAVLSEEDEGSRLAWAAEVNTGAVSRLTADRVWIIDPLDGTREFSEEGRSDWAVHVALWARRAPSPHGLVAGAVGLPAQHRVLGTDYPPAYPPMTVEAATAGERKIRLAASRSRPPVFLTDLAEDVGAHLVPMGSAGAKIAAVVTGEVDAYIHAGGQYEWDSAAPVAVATATGLHASRIDGSALRYNEADPRLPDLLVCRKDLATRLLAALQKHSG, from the coding sequence ATGACGAGTCCTCCGATGATCGATGGCGCGTTCGCCCGATGGTTGGCGTCCCGGGCCGGGCAGGCGTTGCTCGACCTGCGGACGGAGATGGGTTTCGCCGACGCCGGTGCGCTGAAGTCGGCCGGGGACAAGGTGTCGCACGACCTGATCCGCACGGAGTTGGCGAAGTGGCGGCCGGGTGACGCGGTGCTCTCCGAGGAGGACGAGGGCTCGCGGTTGGCCTGGGCGGCGGAGGTGAACACCGGAGCGGTGTCGCGGTTGACCGCGGACCGGGTGTGGATCATCGACCCGTTGGACGGCACCCGGGAGTTCTCCGAGGAGGGCCGCTCGGACTGGGCGGTGCACGTGGCGCTCTGGGCGCGTCGCGCGCCGAGCCCGCACGGGCTGGTCGCCGGGGCCGTGGGGCTGCCGGCGCAGCACCGGGTGCTGGGCACTGACTACCCGCCGGCGTACCCGCCGATGACGGTGGAGGCCGCGACGGCCGGCGAGCGGAAGATCCGCCTCGCGGCGAGCCGGAGCCGGCCGCCGGTCTTCCTCACCGACCTGGCCGAGGACGTCGGGGCGCACCTGGTGCCGATGGGTTCGGCCGGAGCGAAGATCGCCGCCGTCGTCACCGGCGAGGTGGACGCGTACATCCACGCCGGTGGGCAGTACGAGTGGGACTCGGCTGCCCCGGTGGCTGTGGCGACGGCCACCGGACTGCACGCTTCCCGGATCGACGGATCTGCGCTGAGATACAACGAGGCGGATCCGCGCCTGCCGGACCTCCTGGTCTGCCGCAAGGATCTCGCCACCCGGTTGCTTGCAGCGCTGCAGAAACATTCCGGGTAG
- a CDS encoding DUF4383 domain-containing protein — translation MAHTPVNHPARPIYRAIGGLTGLYLVVFGVLGIIASMGDEILAQDDTRVLGQGTNLGFSLLSVLLGIIVLVGTALGRNIDVAINQWLAYALMVIGLAGLAFIRTDANIFNFSITTVVVVLAASLVLLMVGMYGKVGSEDEAEAFQKARLVL, via the coding sequence ATGGCACACACCCCCGTCAACCACCCCGCGCGGCCGATCTACCGGGCGATCGGCGGGCTGACCGGTCTGTACCTGGTGGTCTTCGGTGTGCTCGGCATCATCGCGAGCATGGGCGACGAGATCCTCGCCCAGGACGACACCCGGGTCCTCGGTCAGGGCACCAACCTCGGCTTCTCGCTGCTCAGCGTGCTGCTCGGGATCATCGTGCTGGTCGGCACGGCCCTCGGCCGCAACATCGACGTGGCGATCAACCAGTGGCTGGCGTACGCCCTGATGGTGATCGGCCTGGCTGGTCTCGCGTTCATCCGGACCGACGCCAACATCTTCAACTTCAGCATCACCACCGTGGTCGTGGTGCTGGCGGCGTCCCTGGTGCTGCTGATGGTCGGCATGTACGGCAAGGTCGGGTCCGAGGATGAGGCGGAGGCGTTCCAGAAGGCTCGTCTCGTTCTCTGA